AAAGAGAGAAGAGAGGAATTACTAAAAAATTAGAAAATATCATGGATAAAAATAAACAAATAGATTTGGAAATTAAAACTCTTGAATCAGAAGCATTAGATACATCTAATAGATATGACAATTTATTAGATGATAAAAGCACCCTAGAAGAGAACTTGATTAAATCTACATCTGAAATAAAAGAACTAAAAAAGGAAATGGATAATTTAAGATGGGAAAAGAATAATAAGAAGAATATTTTAAAAGAATTAGAAAACAAGTCAGAGATTGTAAAAAAGGATACAAATATTTTAAAATATAGTCTTGAGAATAATAATCCATTATATGAGAAACTTTCAGGAGTCATAGCCGATTTACGAATTGAAATCAATACTAGTGAAAATAATATAAGAAATCTACAAAAAGAAATAGATAGAAAGACCCAGGAAAATATAGACAATGATTTATCATATAAAGAAAATAGTAATAAAATTAAGGAACTGGAAAAGGAAATAAGTACAATAATAGAAAACAAAGATAAACTATCTAGGCTTATAAAAGAAACAGAAAATAATGAAACACATATATCAGCTAAAATGGAAGAGTATATAGATAAGAAAGAGTATTTAATGAAAGATTATTATAACAAGGAGAAAGATATCAGGGATATTGATAAGACAATAAGTATTTTAGAGAAACAAAATAATAATAACAGTTTAAAGCTATCAAAAGTAAAATTAAAATTAGAAATTGAAGAGTCTAAACTATTAGATAATTATGAATTGAATTTTCAAGAAGCTAGAAAATATGAAAGGGAAATTTCTAATATTACAAAAGCTAGGAATAGAGTAGCAAAATTAAAAACTTCAATAAAAAATATAGGGAATGTAAACTTAGCTTCAATAGAAGAACATAAAAGTGTTAAAGAAAGATTAGAGTTTTTAAATAATCAGCATGATGACTTATCAAGTAGTAAGAAAGATTTAAATTTAATTATTGAAGATATGGAAGAAAAAATGGAAAAGATATTTAAAAAATCTTTCAGTGAAATTAACAGAAACTTCTCAGAAATTTTTATTAGCTTATTCAATGGAGGTAGAGCTTCTTTACAACTGAGTGATATGGACAATATATTAGAATCAGGTATAGAAATACAAGCACAGCCTCCTGGTAAAAGACTACAAAGTTTAAGTTTATTATCTGGAGGAGAAAAATCTTTGACAGCAGTTGCCCTGTTATTTGCAATATTTAAAACAAGACCATCTCCATTTTGTATATTAGATGAGATTGATGCTGCCTTAGATGAAGCTAATATAGGTCGCTATACAGAGTTTTTAAAAAGCTTCCAAGAAGAAACACAATTTATATTAATAACCCATAGAAAAACAACTATGGAAATTGCTAATATATTATATGGAGTAACCATGGCTGAAGAAGGAGTAAGTAAATTGATTTCCGTAGAATTAAAAGATTTTATTGAAAATATAGCTAGTTAGGAGGCATAGAATGTTCAAATGGCTTAAAGGTAAAGAAAGAAAAGAAGATAATAAGGATTGTTCTGTAGAAGAATCATCAAAAACCAATGAAGAAAAAATTGGTTTTTTCGATAAACTAAAAAACAGTCTATCTAAAACTCGTAAGGAAATGTCAGATAAAATTGATAGTATC
The sequence above is drawn from the Tissierellales bacterium genome and encodes:
- the smc gene encoding chromosome segregation protein SMC, coding for LERITNEKSRLYNSIKETDEKILNLKANKETVSLDHENIYKKLHQKKEELQIIYNKLENLKSQIENKKDEDISLYRQISDKESEINSVNLLYQKIELNLSQLQEEIDNIKVKEDTNIRKMETLLEEKEEIEAELELLKEESIKNKQIEENFKKDEKIILETINKNEIKLQGFLSSLNLYKNMETAYEGYYQGTKNILKAVKNKRISNEGFIGPVAELLKVDKTYEKAIDISLGSSVQNIIMESEASAKNLVEYLRNHNLGRATFLPLNTIRGNVLNINIEQLKKYGVLGLGHNVIQYKEEYNNIFKYLLGRIIIIDNLNNGLRLANRFGHRYKIVTLDGDLLNPGGSLTGGSYGKNTISLISRKNKITNLSENIDKLQLIIKDKKREKRGITKKLENIMDKNKQIDLEIKTLESEALDTSNRYDNLLDDKSTLEENLIKSTSEIKELKKEMDNLRWEKNNKKNILKELENKSEIVKKDTNILKYSLENNNPLYEKLSGVIADLRIEINTSENNIRNLQKEIDRKTQENIDNDLSYKENSNKIKELEKEISTIIENKDKLSRLIKETENNETHISAKMEEYIDKKEYLMKDYYNKEKDIRDIDKTISILEKQNNNNSLKLSKVKLKLEIEESKLLDNYELNFQEARKYEREISNITKARNRVAKLKTSIKNIGNVNLASIEEHKSVKERLEFLNNQHDDLSSSKKDLNLIIEDMEEKMEKIFKKSFSEINRNFSEIFISLFNGGRASLQLSDMDNILESGIEIQAQPPGKRLQSLSLLSGGEKSLTAVALLFAIFKTRPSPFCILDEIDAALDEANIGRYTEFLKSFQEETQFILITHRKTTMEIANILYGVTMAEEGVSKLISVELKDFIENIAS